A window of Bufo gargarizans isolate SCDJY-AF-19 chromosome 9, ASM1485885v1, whole genome shotgun sequence contains these coding sequences:
- the SERTAD1 gene encoding SERTA domain-containing protein 1 has translation HLVLVANTVRRLQDNMQTESSATGVWKSAEDNSRKDYSQTFINESKKPALEIPGEDALFSTMDASLYSSISTILEDLNNFEGLSCSPLPQTDDDQFCSPKDFSRDGSREESGKLTPTSNFLSSSTYLLGDNLEDIFEDIDTSMYDSDPWASSNLLNFKSFSSVSETEEKTLSDGQDSMLELSDLDYLMDVLVGTQNC, from the coding sequence CATCTCGTGCTGGTGGCCAACACCGTGCGACGTCTTCAGGATAATATGCAAACTGAATCAAGTGCCACAGGAGTGTGGAAATCCGCGGAGGACAACTCCAGAAAAGACTACTCCCAAACATTTATTAATGAGAGCAAGAAACCAGCTCTAGAGATCCCAGGAGAAGATGCCCTGTTCTCCACTATGGATGCATCTTTATACTCCTCCATTTCCACCATTCTTGAAGATTTAAACAATTTTGAGGGATTGAGCTGCTCTCCACTTCCCCAGACAGATGATGATCAGTTCTGCTCCCCAAAAGACTTCAGCCGAGATGGAAGCCGAGAAGAATCTGGTAAGCTTACGCCCACATCCAACTTCCTAAGTTCTTCAACCTATCTCCTTGGTGACAACCTGGAGGACATATTTGAAGACATTGACACTTCCATGTATGACAGTGACCCTTGGGCGAGCAGTAACCTTTTAAACTTCAAGTCTTTTTCTAGTGTGAgcgagacagaagagaagacattGTCTGACGGACAGGACTCTATGCTGGAACTTAGCGACTTGGACTATCTGATGGATGTTCTAGTGGGAACCCAAAATTGCTGA